CCCGTTTCCGGTTTTTTTCGTGCAAGACAACTGTCATCCAGAACCTGTTGAAGGGATTGGCTGCGTGAGCTTGAATCTAGCCGATTGCCTGCAGATGGCCGCCGATGCCGCGCCGGATAAGACGGCGATCATCTTTGAAGAAGAAAGGTACACGTACGCGGAACTCCGCGCCGCGGCCCACCGCGTCGCGCACGCTCTCCACGCGAGTGGCATCCGCCCCGGCGACCGGGTCGCCATGATGCTCCCGAACACGCCTCATTTCCCCATCATCTACTACGGAATACTCCTCGCCGGCGCGGTGGCCTCCCCCATGAACGTCATGCTCCGGCAGCGGGAAATCCTCCATCGACTCCGCGACATGCGGGCGAAGGCGTTCTTCGTCTTTGACCTGTTCGCGGGCGAAGCAGCGCTCGCGTTCGACCAAGCGCCGGAATGCGATCATCTGATCGTTGCGGAGGCCGACATGCAGCCGGCGGCGCCTGATATAGGCGTGTCTTTTGCGGCGCTGATGGGGCAGGCCAGCCCGGACTTCGACATGGTCCAGACCATGCCGGACGACGACGCGGTAATCCTGTACGCGTCCGCGCACGACGGGCGCATGCGCGGCGCGCGGCTGACCCACTTCAATCTGTTCCAGAACGCGCTGGCCATCAAGGAATACGCGCTTGGTTACTATCGCACCGACGTTTGCGTCACCGTGCTGCCGCTCTTTCACGGCTTCGGGCAAACCACGATGATGAACGCGCCCATTCTGGCGCAGGCCTCTGTCGTGCTGTTGCCCGCCTTCGACCCCGCCAAGATGTTCGAGGTTATCACCCGCGAACGCGCGACTATCCTGGCCGCCGTTCCCACCATGATGCATTTCCTGGTGCACCACAAGCGCGCCGCCGAGGCGGATTTCTCGTCGCTGCGCTGCGTGATTACCGGCGGCGCCGCCATGCCAGTGCCGCTCGCCGCCCAGTTCACCGGCCTGTTCGGCGTGCCCGTGCTCGAGGGTTACGGCCTGACGGAGACCAGCCCGGTGGTCTGCTGGAACCCCGACGCGGAACGGAACCGGCCCGGCTCGATTGGCCTGCCCATCTGGGGCGTGCGCATGCGTATCATGCGCGAGGACGGCACTTTCGCGGGCCCCGGCGAAGAGGGCGAAATCGTCATTCGCGGCCACAACGTCATGAAGGGTTACCTCAATCTGCCCGAAGTCAACCAGGAAGTCTTCCGGCACGGCTGGTTTCACACCGGCGACCTCGGCCGTACGGACGAAGACGGCTACTTCTATTTCACGGGCCTGAAGAAGGACATGATAAATCGCGCCGGCATGAACGTGTACCCGAGAGAAGTGGAGAACGTGCTCCTCGAGCACCCCGCCATCCGCGAGGCGGCGGTCGTAGGCATACCCGATCCCGTCCGCGGCGAAGAAGTCATGGCCTGCGTCGTACTCGAGCCGGACATGACCGTCACCTCGCGCGAAGTGATCGAATTCTGCCGCGAACGCATAGCCGCCTACAAAGCCCCGCGCAAGGTTGAATTTCTCGACGCCATGCCAAAGAACGTCCACGGCAAACCCGACAAGAAACAGCTGCGCAAGAAATAGCCGGCACGGCCCGGCGGTTTCTGCTGACGCTGACTTTTCTCCTTTCCGGCCCGGCATGGTATACTGAGCCTTGCTCTTGGAAGGAAGCGGCAGGCCCCGATACAGGGGTGGTTTTGTCGTTCTGCGAGAAACAGGCAGGGATGCGTGCAAGCCGCCCATGCGAATACTGGATAAGATAGACAGTCCCGGCGATTTGAAGGCGCTACAGGCCCACGAACTCGAAACACTCGCTCAGGAACTGCGCGAACAGATAATCGAGACGGTAAACCGCAACGGCGGCCATCTCGCGTCGCCGCTCGGCGTCGTGGAACTGACCTTGGCCCTGCATTACGTCTATGACGCAGGCCGCGACCAGATTATCTGGGACGTAGGGCACCAGTGTTACGCACATAAGTTGTTGACAGGCCGCCGCGAGGTGTTCGATTCGCTGCGCAAGGCGGGCGGCATCAGCGGGTACCCCAAGGTCAGCGAGAGCCCCTTTGATGCGTTTGGCACCGGGCACAGCTCCACGTCCATTTCGGCCGCGGTCGGAATGGCCGTGGCGCGCAAACTGCGGGGCGAAAACCATCATATCGTTGCGGTCATCGGCGACGGCGCCATGACCGCAGGGATGGCCATGGAAGCGCTCAGCCACGCGGGCGACCTCGGGCTGGACCTGCTCGTCGTTCTGAACGACAACGAAATGTCCATATCGCCGAACGTCGGCGCATTGTCCCGCTACTTCAACCGGCTGATCACGGCCCTTCCCTACAAACGCGCAAAGGAAGACGTCGCCAGCTTCGTGAAGATGCTCCTCAGCGAGCGGACGGTCCGGCGGATTCAGGACATCGAGAAGGCCGCCAAGGGCCTCATCACGCACGGCGCGTTTTTCCAGGAACTCGGTTTCAACTACATCGGCCCCGTCGACGGCCACGACCTGCCGCTGCTTGTAGCGGTGCTCACCAACCTCAAGCAGATGCACGGCCCCATCCTTTTCCATTGTCACACCGAAAAGGGCAAGGGCCTGCGCGTTGCCGAGCGCGACCCCCTCGCGTATCACGGGATCAAGCCCATGGCGCTCAAGCAGGAAGACAGCGAGGGGTTGCCGCGCGCGCCGGAAGCAAACGGCAGCAAACCGGCCGCATGCACTTTCACCGACGCCTTCGCCAGGGCGGTCATTGAAGCCGCCGAGGCGGACTCGCGCGTCGTCGGCATCACCGCCGCCATGCCCACAGGCACGGGGCTCGCACAGTTTGCGGAACGGTTCCCAGACCGCTTTTTCGACGTCGGCATTTGCGAACAACACGCCGTCACCTTCGCCGCCGGGCTGGCCGTGCGCGGCCTCCGGCCGGTCGCCGCCATTTACTCCACTTTCCTGCAACGCGCCTACGACCAGCTTATCCATGACGTGTGCCTGCAACGGCTGCCCGTCGTCTTCGCCATCGACCGCGCGGGGCTCGTCGGAGAGGACAGCCCCACGCAAAACGGCACCTTCGATTTGTCGTACCTCAGAGCCGTGCCCGAGCTCACGATCCTCGCGCCGCGCGACGATGTGGACACGGAACTCATGCTCCGCTGGGCGCTCCAGCAAGACGGCCCCGTGGCCATACGTTACGCCCGCAGCAAGGCCCCCACGATTGGCGCGCAGGCCGATCGCGACGTCACGCGCGGCCAGATACTCCGGCACGGCATGGACGCCACGTTGCTCGCCGTCGGACCTTGTGTTGCAGCCTGCCTTGCAGCCGCCGAAACGCTTGCCGCGGAGGGATGGAACCTCGGCGTGGCGGATGCCCGGCGGGTCAAGCCGCTGGACGCCGCGCTACTCGACGCCGTAGCGGACCGTCCCATCATCACCGTCGAGGAAAACACGCTCGACGGCGGCTTCGGCGCAGCGGTAATCGAGCATTTCAACGCGCTGGGACGCCTGGACGGCATGCGCATCCATCGCATCGGCATTCCGGACACGTTCAGCGAGCAGGGCACACGCGAGGAGCAATTGGCAATGCATGGCCTGGACGCGAAGGGGATAGCGGCGTTCGCGCGCGTCTGCCTCGCCGAAACGCCCTCCGCCGCGCCAACGAAACTCTCGGTGCTTTAGGCGCTGCGACCCCGCGGGAGCAACGAGGCCCGTTTGGGGTTCAAGGCTGAGTCCAATAATCGACCACAACCACCTTATCCAGAACAGGGCCCAAAGAGGCGCCGAAAGCCTTGTGTTCCGGGTGCGGCAGGTAGGCGTCGCGGTCCGCTTCCGACAAGAACGTGAGCATGAAGCAATGCGTAAAACCCTGAGCAAGGCCCTCTTTGCTCACGTCCGTGCCCCATTCGAGGCTGTGGACCGTGCTGATCTTGTCCTTCAGCGCGCAGAAGGCCTTTTCGACCGCCTGAATCTGATCGGGCGCCGCGTCATCCTTGAATTTTAAGAGCACTACGTGCCGCAGGACCGGCGCCGGTTTCGCGGCATCCGCGGCGAATGCCGCGTCTCCAGAACTCAGCCACCACCCGGCCGCGAACGCCGCCATCACGACGCCAAGAACAAGAATCGCGCTTTTTCGCATGACAATCACTCCTTCCGCTGTTGAACGCGCCTAGGGCTGCGTTGTCCCGACAGGCTCTTCCGTCCGCTCGTCGCAGATGGCCGCCAGCGACTGTTGCCGCTGCGGGTTCTCGCGGCGCGCATCGAAGTGTTCGGTTATTACGCGCTTCGAAAAGCTCGGAGCATAGGCCGCGTAATTTGCCGTGCGCGCCTGCACTTCCGGCGTGCGCCAGAGGGGGCAGTATTCGCGCCGCAGGATCTCCAGCACGCGGTCTTTCCGCAGGCCGGTGTAATGAGAATTGTTGTACGACTCGTCGAAGTCGGGCGTGATGTAATCGCGCATGTCGAAGGGCCGCGCGAGACGCCACTGGCCACCTTCCTGTCGAAAATGCGCATCATCCCCTTCGCAGCACGACCGGGCCATCAGAAATCCTTGAAAATTCGCCTCGAGGTCCGCGTGCGAAAAGATGCCGTCCACCAGCCCGCCCACGAAACTGCTCTCGATCGCCACGCCCCACAACACCACTTTGCGCATCGCCTTTTCCGTGTCCAGGCCATCCCGGCGGCATCGCAGATAGCGCTGGAAATATCGGCGTCCGAAACCGAAAAAGTGGCCAATCTTGTCCGTGCCAAAATAGATGTTGCCAACCCGGACCGTGCGCGTCATGGGCAATACGAAAGGGAAGGCGGTCAAGTCCCGGTAGATGCTCATGCGCTGATACGCGAAGAAGGACACGCCGCGGTCCGGGAACCGGTCCACTTCCGGCGCATGATTCGCCCATGCGCGCACCCGCGAGGAGTGAAGCCCTTGAAACAAATACTGGTAGAACTCGATCGTCAGTTGCTCCGGGGATTCCAGGGGCTTCGTCCGTTCATTAACGCGATTCAAGAAGACCTGCGCTTCCTGGTTCAGGAACGCATTGAACGGCTCCGCGCTGTCTGACAACACCACGCCCCAACTGAGGTACTGGTCCGTTTCGGCGGCGGACGCCACGCCACAGATGCCGAGCAGCAGAAGAGACGCCGCCGCAACGGCGTGCGAACCACGCCTGCGCACCCATGTTGGGCTTCCGCTGCCCCGTGCTGTGGCGGTCAAGATGGCCAAGCTCCCAGTAATACGCGCGCAATCCGTATGGACGGCATACTACCACAGGCCCGCGCCAGCGCGACAAGCACCGACGAACGCCCCACGGGAACCGCCCCGGAAAGGGCCGTGTCCCGTCCGCATCCGCACACAGGGCGCCGGATTCGCGCGGCGCCTCCAGAATCGTGTACTCTTCCCCATTATGTGGCGGGTGGGAATCACGCTATTTCGCGGAAACACAGGAGTCGTCTCATGGCGGATATGCTGTCAAATCAAGTAGCTATTGTCACGGGCGCGGGGCGCGGCATCGGCGCTGCCGCCGCGAAACTGTTCGCGCGCGAAGGGGCAAGCGTCGCCGTCAGCGACCGCGATGCCGCCCCGGCGGAAGCGGTAGTAGCCGAGATCCAGGCCGCGGGCGGCAAGGCCATCGCCTGCAACGGCGATATTACGGACCCCGCCTTTCCCGCACAACTGGTCGCGAAGTGCATCGAGGCCTTCGGCAAGCTCAACATCCTCGTCAACAATGCCGGCTACACGTGGGACGGCATGTCGCACAAGATGTCCGATGAGCAGTTCCAGGCCATGTTAACCATCCACAACGTTGCGCCTTTCCGGCTGATCCGGGCGGCCACACCCTACATGCGCGAGGCGGCGAAACAAGAACAGGCCGACGGCAAGACCCCAGAGCCGCGCTGCATCATCAACGTGTCTTCCGTCGCCGGCCTGCACGGCAACGCGGGACAGATCAACTACAGCGCCGCGAAGGCGGGCATCATCGGAATGACAAAGACGATGGCGAAGGAATGGGGCCCCCTCGGCATCCGCTGCAATACGGTCGCATTCGGGTTCATCGATACGCGTCTCACGGCATCGAAGGAAAGCGCGGAAACCGTCAAGGTCGGCGACCAGGAAGTGCAGTTGGGCGTGCCCAGCCATCTGCGCGACATGGCGCTCATGGTCATTCCGCTGGCGCGCATCGGCACGCCGGATGAGGCCGCCGGCGGCATGGTCCTGCTCGCGTCGCCCTATGCGTCCTACATCACCGGCCACGTGCTCGAGGTCACCGGCGGCATGGGCATCTGAACCCGCGCTCAACCGTACGGATTGTTCAGCGTCGCCATATGGCCCAGCAGCGCAACCCATGTGCTGCAGATGGGCCATCTCTCCTGGTACTTGATATAATCCACGTGCCCGTCCATGTACAGCACATTCCCGCCGCCCGGGATGTGATTGAACGACGGCATGTTTCCGATTGGGTCCGACGGCCACACCGAGACATCCCACATGACGGAAATCTCGCTCTGGGCCTTGCTCGTCGCCNNNNNNNNNNNNNNNNNNNNNNNNNNNNNNNNNNNNNNNNNNNNNNNNNNNNNNNNNNNNNNNNNNNNNNNNNNNNNNNNNNNNNNNNNNNNNNNNNNNNGGGCGCGCAGACGTGGGAACAGCCCTTCGTCATGGCGGACACTTTCGGCGTCTCGGACAACAACCCCTGCATGGTAATCGACCCGGAACAGCGCCTCTGGCTGTTCCACGCCACGTTGCTTGCCGTGCCCAAGAGCGCATGGGGCAGCGCGCTGGTGCGGTACCATATCGCCTCGGACTACGCGAATGCCGGACCACCCGCATGGGATTATGAGAACCTTCTTGTTGTACACCCCCCTGATTTCAAACAGACGGACAGCGCACTTCCGGGGATGAACATGATTGCAGGGTTGCTCAAGGACCCCTTCCGCGCGCGCCTCGGCTGGATGCCAAGGGCCCATCCGCTCATCACTTCCAGCGGCGCGCTCCTATTGCCCCTGGCCAATGAAAACCTGACCCTTGCGGTCATGGCGTTCACCCGCGACATGGGCCAGACCTGGACCATCTCCCAACCGGTTCCCGGCCTCGGGCTTGAACAGCCTACGGTTGTCGAGTTTCCCGGCGGCGCCATGACCGCGTTCTTCCGCAACGACCGTCCGCAGCACCGTATCGTCCGCAGCGACTCGACGGACGGCGGCATGACCTGGGGACCCGTGACACTGACCGAATTGCCGCACCCCAACGCGGGGATCGAGGCCATCGTGCTGCGGAGCGGGCGGCTCGCCATGATTTACAACGACAGCGCGGAGGAACGCGACCGGCTGGCGGTCTCCATCTCCGAGGATCGCGGTCAGACCTGGCGCTGGATCCGGCACCTGGATAACACGCCCGGCCAGCGCTTCGACTACCCCTCCATCATCCAGACCCCGGACGGCGCCATCCACGCCACGTACTCGTACAATACCAGCACCATCAAGTACGCGCGATTCAACGAGACGTGGGTGCAGCAAGGCGATTGAAGAAACGACGGGGTGCAACGGGGCCTACGGCGGGACTATCTCGAAGGGTATGGCGGGCAGCACGCCAAGAGATATGCGCCGTTTCTGCCGCGCCGCATTCCCCAGACGCTGCTGGCCGGCCACTTCCGTGAACACCTCGACGATCAGGTTGTCCGCATATCCCAATTCCACCGTCTCTTCGGCGGCAGCCAGCGTCAGCACCGCCCCATCGGAAAGGACAGTCGTCTTCTTGAGCGTCACGCCCTTCGGCGGTTCGCTCAATTCCAGCTGGACCATTTCGAGCATCGGCAGGCGCCCGGTAGTTACCCGCACGTCAATCTCGCCGCCTAAGGGAATGCCGGCCGGCCCATCGCATTCGACCTTGATTGAAGGCACACGCCGTTTTGACTCAAGGACCGCTGCCATGAGCTGTTGCGAAGGCGTCAAGTGCCGGTAGATGAATGCCTGCATCAGGTCCTCGGCGGGGACAACGGGCCGGCTCATCACTTGCCCGTCGATAGTGGCGCGCCCCTCCAGCCGCAGTTCCACCGGCTCGCCAAGCGGTTTCCGGGGCGCCGCGACGGTCATGCGAACGCAGTCCCGGCCCTTGGGAATCCGCCCGCCACTCAGCGCAAACCCCGGCGGAGCATCCCGCAGGACCACCTCAATTTCCCCGTCGAATCCATCCCTGCGCAAGGCATACACTTTCAACGGCGCGAAGAAACCCGCTCGAACATTAATGCTCGATGGGGTTGCCCGCAGCGTGAAGTCCGGGCGCGGGGCACTCATGCGCAGGCGATAGGCGTAGGCTTCGCCTCCCTGATGTTGCGCATCGCTGAGATGCACCGCGTATACGCCGTCTTCCGGCAATCGCGCCAGCAAGCAGGAATCCGCGTGGTGAGTCAGTAGCCCCGACGCCGAGTCTTCGTGATCATCGTTCCAATCGATTACGCGCCCGGAAGCGGCGGTCAGTCGCAGCAGAGAATCCAGCGGTGAATGCAACCTGCGCGCCTGCACCTCAACCGCCACCTCGGCCCCGGCATCGCCTTCGAACTGGAATGTATCCACATCGCCCGGATTTGCGATACGCCCATTAATGATAAGCGGCAGAAGGACCTGCTGCGCCTCGTCCGCCGTGTCGTTGGGTTCCATCTCCTCACTTTCCGCCAATTCACTTACCACGTAGGGCAGACAATTGGACCGCCATCCGTCGCGCTCCAGCGCCGCCTCTCGTATCGCGTTGGGACCGGGGCTCGTGTCCAGACGCAGTCGCCGTAACGGGGCAAGATTCCAGCCCGTCACTTCCGCCTCCACGGAAGCGCTCAATCTGCCGCCCAGCGGGTATAGCGACGTGATGAACGGTTGCTCGCCAACGGAAATGCGATAGACGAAGTCCTCGCGGCCCCGGTACAGCGCATCCCGGATTTCCACCTCGTATTCACCGTCCTCCATGACCTCATGGAGCAGGACGGGATCGGGGTCAAACCGGTAATCGTCCGCAAATGCCACCTCACGCCCCCGCGCGTCATACAGCGTCAGCACAGATTGAAACCATCCTGGCACGGCGTCGGCCAAGTACGGCAGTAATCCGCGCGCATGCGCCGCAATCACGAGATGTTGCCCTTTTTGCGCCTTGAATCGGAACCGGTCACAGTCCCCAGGCAGAATCTGCCCATTGAACAACACGGGAAGGTCCGCTGCGGATGCGCCAGACACGGCCGGATTGTTGGACTCTTCCTCGCGGACTTCCGGCAATGTCCCGACCTCAAAACGGAGCGGATTGGTCAGCCCCAACGGCGTTCCCAGCCGGAGTTCCCTTGCGCCGGGGGCAGCGTCGCCATCGACCGTCACCTCGATCAGCGCAAGCTCCGCAATCTGCATGCTGAACTGCTGCCGGCGATACCTTTCGGCAAGGGTTCTCAACTCGCTCAAGCGCATCTTCTCCAGGTTCTTCAGGAACGGGTGGTCCGGCAGGTTCAGAGCCTCCGCGGTCCATTCTGCGGGCGGCTCCCCGCGACGTGCGGCTTCCTGGCGTCGCCGCTGAACCTCATTGAACTGAAGCTGCAATCCCCGGAGTTCCTCCCTGCTCAACGGTTTCACGTATCGGACAATCGATGCCCTGACCCCCTCGCCCGAAAGGCATACGCGGTCGGCCCCTGTGAGATATTGGCCGCCCGCCATGATCTGCACGGTCGAGCCCTGTTGTCCGCCAGCGGGATAGAGGTAGCCGATGTGCGGTGCGCGCCCCGCGGGCTGGCCCCAGGCACTTGCCGCCATCAAGGCCATGACGAGCGGCAACTGCCTCGCAGCCCTCAGAGGGTTCTTTCTCCCGTTACACGAGTTCATGGACACGTCCCGCATCCGGCATGATTTTAGCCTCGACTCCACGCGCGTTGGGCAACGCCCCTTCCGGGTCGATGCCAAGCCTTTCGTAGATACTGGCGATCACCTCCCGCGGATGAACGGGACGTTCCGCCACCTCCTCGCCCCGCGCATCCGAAGCGCCCACCACCCGTCCGCCCTGAAATCCTCCGCCGGCGAGTACTGCACAGAAACACGCGCCGTGGTGGCCGCGTCCCCCATTCCAGGGCGATTCCCATTGCACGCGCGGCGTTCGCCCGAATTCGCCGCCCCACCACACAATGGTGCTCTCAAGCAGGCCGCGTTCATCCAGCTCCTGCAAAAGTGCAGCCATACCCTGGTCCATTTCCGGCAACTTGCGGCGCATGGCCTCGAAGTGCTGCTTATGCGTGTCCCAACCCTTGTAGTTGATGGTCACGTAGGGAACGCCGTGTTCGACCAGCCGGCGCGCCATCAGACAGCATTGCCCAAACGTCTTACGGCCGTACCGCTCCCGCACCTCGTCCTTCTCCTGTGTCAGGTCGAACAGCTTGCCGGCATCTCCCAGAATCAAGTCGTAAGCCTTCCTCTCACACTGGTTAAGCCGTTCAAAGCGGGGGGTTCCCGGCATGGCGTTGCCGAGCGAATCCAGTTCGTGCAACAGGTCCCTCCGGGCGCGTTGCCGCTCATCCGAAATCCCCGCGGCTACAATGCCCTCCACGGCGAACCGTTGTTGATTCGGGTCGCCGCCCGTCGCAAACGGCTTATAACGCGGTCCCAGAAATCCTGCCTCCGAAAACCGCCCCTGGAGTTCCGTCAGCACGATGTATGGGGGGATCAAACCTTCATAGCCATGCTCGTAGCCTCTAAACAGAGAAACAACCGCGCCAACGCTGGGAAAGACCAGCCCGTCACCGGGCGTCCGCCCCGTCTGCACGATGTAAGACGCGGTTTCATGGGCATTCACGCCGTGGGTCATGCTCCGGATAATCGAATACTTGTCCGCCTGCCGCGCCAGCAAGGGGAGCAGTTGCCCGATTACGATGCCGTCCACGTTGGTCGGGATCGCCTTGTTCAGCGGGCCGGTGTAGTCGTAACCCGCGTCGGGCTTGGGGTCAAAAGTATCCAGGTGCGACGGCCCGCCCCACATCCAGATTTGAATGACCGCCTTGGCTCGCGGCGCCGCCACACGAGGCTGCGCCTGCGCCTCACCGTAGTCCAGCAACGCAAGTCCGGCGGCGCCCAACAGGCCCCGTTTCAACACTTCCCGGCGACTAATAGACCCGGTCATTTCTCGATCGTTCATCCCTTATGCTGCCTCGCCGCTGCGTGACGGACCACGGAGACACGCCAACAGCGTCAGTGCCGGTATAGAAACTCCTTGGTATTGATCAGCGCCCACGCCAGGTCCGCTCCAGCCTGGACTATTGTCAGGTCCCCGGTCTTGAAATACTCGTCCGCAATGTCCGCTTCCGCCTGCGTGGGATACCGGCAAAGAATTCCCATATAGACTCCTTGGATCAGCGCACCGTGGCGACGCCCCGCCGTCTTCAGCATTGTCCGCATGCGTGGGCTGTTTTCGATCCTGTTCTGGATGTGCGTGGAATTGAGCAGGAACAGCCGCTGCGCGTCCGTGGGCTCGTTGTTACGCTCCGATTCCAGACCTGTGTCGCGGGAAGGACGGCCAAACATTTCCAGGAAGGGGCTGCTGATGCTGCCGTCCGCCAACAGTATCGACCGCTGCTCGCCGGGCATGAACGTGAACGGTTCCGGAATGGCGCTCGAGTAGCTTTCCCCTGCGCCAATCACCCGCGACAATGCGTCGGCGAGCACTTCTGCCTCCAATCGACGCACCGCGTAGCATGCAAAGAACCTCTCCGCATCAGGGCATGCGTCTTTGGGAATAGATGATTGCTGATAGGTGCGCGA
Above is a genomic segment from Candidatus Hydrogenedentota bacterium containing:
- a CDS encoding long-chain fatty acid--CoA ligase gives rise to the protein MSLNLADCLQMAADAAPDKTAIIFEEERYTYAELRAAAHRVAHALHASGIRPGDRVAMMLPNTPHFPIIYYGILLAGAVASPMNVMLRQREILHRLRDMRAKAFFVFDLFAGEAALAFDQAPECDHLIVAEADMQPAAPDIGVSFAALMGQASPDFDMVQTMPDDDAVILYASAHDGRMRGARLTHFNLFQNALAIKEYALGYYRTDVCVTVLPLFHGFGQTTMMNAPILAQASVVLLPAFDPAKMFEVITRERATILAAVPTMMHFLVHHKRAAEADFSSLRCVITGGAAMPVPLAAQFTGLFGVPVLEGYGLTETSPVVCWNPDAERNRPGSIGLPIWGVRMRIMREDGTFAGPGEEGEIVIRGHNVMKGYLNLPEVNQEVFRHGWFHTGDLGRTDEDGYFYFTGLKKDMINRAGMNVYPREVENVLLEHPAIREAAVVGIPDPVRGEEVMACVVLEPDMTVTSREVIEFCRERIAAYKAPRKVEFLDAMPKNVHGKPDKKQLRKK
- a CDS encoding 1-deoxy-D-xylulose-5-phosphate synthase, whose translation is MRILDKIDSPGDLKALQAHELETLAQELREQIIETVNRNGGHLASPLGVVELTLALHYVYDAGRDQIIWDVGHQCYAHKLLTGRREVFDSLRKAGGISGYPKVSESPFDAFGTGHSSTSISAAVGMAVARKLRGENHHIVAVIGDGAMTAGMAMEALSHAGDLGLDLLVVLNDNEMSISPNVGALSRYFNRLITALPYKRAKEDVASFVKMLLSERTVRRIQDIEKAAKGLITHGAFFQELGFNYIGPVDGHDLPLLVAVLTNLKQMHGPILFHCHTEKGKGLRVAERDPLAYHGIKPMALKQEDSEGLPRAPEANGSKPAACTFTDAFARAVIEAAEADSRVVGITAAMPTGTGLAQFAERFPDRFFDVGICEQHAVTFAAGLAVRGLRPVAAIYSTFLQRAYDQLIHDVCLQRLPVVFAIDRAGLVGEDSPTQNGTFDLSYLRAVPELTILAPRDDVDTELMLRWALQQDGPVAIRYARSKAPTIGAQADRDVTRGQILRHGMDATLLAVGPCVAACLAAAETLAAEGWNLGVADARRVKPLDAALLDAVADRPIITVEENTLDGGFGAAVIEHFNALGRLDGMRIHRIGIPDTFSEQGTREEQLAMHGLDAKGIAAFARVCLAETPSAAPTKLSVL
- a CDS encoding Dabb family protein, producing MRKSAILVLGVVMAAFAAGWWLSSGDAAFAADAAKPAPVLRHVVLLKFKDDAAPDQIQAVEKAFCALKDKISTVHSLEWGTDVSKEGLAQGFTHCFMLTFLSEADRDAYLPHPEHKAFGASLGPVLDKVVVVDYWTQP
- a CDS encoding SDR family NAD(P)-dependent oxidoreductase translates to MADMLSNQVAIVTGAGRGIGAAAAKLFAREGASVAVSDRDAAPAEAVVAEIQAAGGKAIACNGDITDPAFPAQLVAKCIEAFGKLNILVNNAGYTWDGMSHKMSDEQFQAMLTIHNVAPFRLIRAATPYMREAAKQEQADGKTPEPRCIINVSSVAGLHGNAGQINYSAAKAGIIGMTKTMAKEWGPLGIRCNTVAFGFIDTRLTASKESAETVKVGDQEVQLGVPSHLRDMALMVIPLARIGTPDEAAGGMVLLASPYASYITGHVLEVTGGMGI
- a CDS encoding exo-alpha-sialidase, which gives rise to GAQTWEQPFVMADTFGVSDNNPCMVIDPEQRLWLFHATLLAVPKSAWGSALVRYHIASDYANAGPPAWDYENLLVVHPPDFKQTDSALPGMNMIAGLLKDPFRARLGWMPRAHPLITSSGALLLPLANENLTLAVMAFTRDMGQTWTISQPVPGLGLEQPTVVEFPGGAMTAFFRNDRPQHRIVRSDSTDGGMTWGPVTLTELPHPNAGIEAIVLRSGRLAMIYNDSAEERDRLAVSISEDRGQTWRWIRHLDNTPGQRFDYPSIIQTPDGAIHATYSYNTSTIKYARFNETWVQQGD
- a CDS encoding DUF1501 domain-containing protein, which produces MNDREMTGSISRREVLKRGLLGAAGLALLDYGEAQAQPRVAAPRAKAVIQIWMWGGPSHLDTFDPKPDAGYDYTGPLNKAIPTNVDGIVIGQLLPLLARQADKYSIIRSMTHGVNAHETASYIVQTGRTPGDGLVFPSVGAVVSLFRGYEHGYEGLIPPYIVLTELQGRFSEAGFLGPRYKPFATGGDPNQQRFAVEGIVAAGISDERQRARRDLLHELDSLGNAMPGTPRFERLNQCERKAYDLILGDAGKLFDLTQEKDEVRERYGRKTFGQCCLMARRLVEHGVPYVTINYKGWDTHKQHFEAMRRKLPEMDQGMAALLQELDERGLLESTIVWWGGEFGRTPRVQWESPWNGGRGHHGACFCAVLAGGGFQGGRVVGASDARGEEVAERPVHPREVIASIYERLGIDPEGALPNARGVEAKIMPDAGRVHELV